ACTGCAGCTCGTACAGGCCGAACAGCAGGACGATCATGGTGGTGAACAGCGCCGCGCCCTGGATCACTTGCTGCCAGCCCTGCTTATGCTCGCTCTGGCGCTGCAGCAGGCTGACAAACTGGTTGAGCTGGTTGACGAAGGGCAGGGTGCTGGCCTGAAACGTGGCGGCGTCGCCGCGCTGCAAGGCTGGCAACAGGGTGTGCTGCCAGTAGTCCTGCAAGCGCTGGTAGCTGGCCTGCAGTTCAAGGTTCTTGCCGTCTTCAAGCACCGCTTGCAGGGCCGGGCTGTTGAGCCGTTGCTGCAGGCTGTCGCGGATGCGCTCAAGCTCGGCAGGCTCGGCACCGGCGGCGAGCTTCCAGCTCAGGTGGTAGGTCTCCATGCGCACCGAGCCTGCGGTATTGATCGCCGCCGCATCGCCCTGGCTGAACCAGGCGATCAGGCCGGCGCTGAGCGAGCTGGCCAGGGCTAGCACGGCAATCAGGATCACCGCCAGGCCGGCGCGCGCGGGCAACGAGCTGCGCAGCCAGCCGATCATGGACGGCGGCCGGGGGCGATGAGTGTAAAGCGGTACATGGAGCACTCCAGGGTGTTGCAGCTGATCGTTTCGCAGCCTTCCCTGGCGCTCTACCTCTAAAGAGTTTGCAACTGTCAGATTTCTTGCGATGGCGCTGAGAAACTTGACAAGGCCCTGATAAACAAAGGGTTTAGAGGTTTTTCGGCGCTACCTCGTTGGAGGTAGGCAGTACAAGCATAGGCCCAGGGGCGCCAGGGCTTCTTTGATCGGGGTCAAGTTTTATCGGGGTTTGCCTCTCTAGTCTGCCGGCCATGGCTACCTGACTGGAGACCCGAGATGACTCAACCGCGAATACGCCAAGGCCTGGTATTGGGCATGAGTACGCTGGCCTTCACCGTCTGCTTCATGGTCTGGATGATGTTTGCCGTGCTCGGCGTGCCGATCAAGGACCTGCTTCAGCTCAACGAAACCCAGTTCGGCCTGCTGGCCGCCACCCCGGTACTGACCGGCTCGCTGGTGCGCCTGCCGCTGGGCATGCTCACCGACCGCTTTGGCGGGCGCAGCGTGTTCTTCCTGTTGATGCTCGCCTGCGTGCTGCCGCTGTACCTGATCAGCCACGCTACGGCGTACTGGCAGTTCCTGGTCCTGGGTTTGTTTGTCGGCCTGGCCGGTGGCTCGTTCTCGGTGGGCATCGCCTATGTTGCCAAGTGGTTCGAGCAAGACAACCAGGGCCTGGCCATGGGCATTTTCGGTGCCGGCAACGCAGGCGCCGCGGTCACCAAGTTCCTCGCCCCGGCACTGATTGCCGCCGGCAGCTGGCAGCTGGTGCCGAAGGTGTTCAGCGCCATCCTGTTCATTACCGCGCTGCTGTTCTGGTTGCTCAGTGCCGACAACAAGGCCCATCGCAGCGCCAGCGGTGCGAGCCTTGGCGAGCAGCTCAAGGCCCTGGCCGAGCCTGCGGTGTGGCGCTACTGCCAGTACTACTCGATCGTCTTCGGCGGCTACGTGGCCCTGGCGCTGTGGATGACCAAGTACTACGTCCAGGAATACGGCTTCAGCCTGCAAAGCGCGGCGCTGCTGGCCGCCTGCTTCTCACTGCCGGGTGGCGTGCTGCGCGCCGTCGGCGGCTGGATGTCGGACCGTTGGGGCGCACAGAGCGTGACCTGGTGGGTGCTGTGGGTCAGCTGGATCTGCCTGTTCCTGCTCTCGTACCCGCAAACCCAGCTGCAGGTGCAGACCATCAACGGCCCGCTGGACTTTCACATCGGCCTGAACCCTGCGCTGTTCACCGTGCTGCTGTTCGTCATGGGCATCGCCTTCGCCTTCGGCAAGGCCTCGGTGTTCAAGTACATCGCCAACGACTACCCGCAGAACATGGGCGCGGTGTCCGGCATTGTCGGCCTGGCCGGCGGCCTGGGCGGCTTCATTCTGCCGATCCTGTTCGGCGCGCTGGTCGACCTCACCGGCGTGCGCTCCTCCTGCTTCATGTTGATGTACGGCGTGGTCTGGGTCTCGCTCATCTGGATGTACCTCAGCGAAATCCGCAAGCGCCCGCTGCTGGGCAGACAGCCCGCAGCCGTAATGCCCCCGTTTTCCAGCATTGCCCAAGGAGAAGACCATGTCGGTTCTTAAACAGCCTGACCAAGGCCCGGTGATTCACGACTGGCGCCCGGAAGACCCCGCGTTCTGGGGGCAAAGCGGCAAGCAGACCGCCACCCGCAACCTGTGGATCTCGATCCCCGCACTGCTGCTGGCCTTTGCCGTGTGGATGGTGTGGAGCACGGTGATCGTGCGCCTGAATGCCATCGGCTTCAGCTTCAGCACCGACCAGTTGTTCTGGCTGGCCGCCTTGCCCGGGCTCTCGGGGGCGACCTTGCGGGTGTTCTACTCGTTCATGGTGCCGATCTTCGGCGGCCGGCGCTGGACTGCCCTGAGCACCGCCTCGCTGCTGGCACCATCGCTGTGGATGGGCTTTGCCGTGCAAGACCCGAACACCCCCTACAGCGTGTTCGTGATCATCGCGCTGCTGTGCGGCTTTGGCGGCGGCAACTTCGCTTCGAGCATGTCCAATATCAGCTTTTTCTACCCCAAGTCGCAGCAGGGCACCGCCCTGGGCCTGAACGCCGGGCTGGGTAACCTCGGCGTTTCGGTGATGCAGTTCTGTGTGCCGCTGGTGATCACCTTCGGCCTGTTCGGCGCCCTCGGTGGCCAGCCGCAGGCACTCGCCGACGGCGGTCAGCTGTGGCTGCAGAACGCCGGTTTCATCTGGGTGCCGTTCATTGTCCTGGTCACGGTGCTGGCCTGGTTCGGCATGAACGACCTGTCCAGCGCCAAAGCCTCGTTCAGCGAGCAGGCGGTGATCTTCAAGCGCAAGCACAACTGGCTGATGTGCTGGCTGTACCTGGCAACCTTCGGCTCGTTCATCGGTTTTTCCGCAGCCTTTCCGCTGCTGATCAAGACCGCTTTCCCGCAGGTCAATGCCCTGACCTTCGCCTTCCTCGGCCCGCTGGTCGGCGCCCTGGTACGCCCGCTCGGTGGCTGGCTGGCCGACAAGCTCGGCGGCGCGCGGGTGACCCTGTGGAACTTCGTGCTGATGATCGTCATGGTCTTCGGCGTGCTGGCGTTCATCCCCGCCCAGGGCGAGAGCAGCAACTTCTACGGCTTTCTCGGCATGTTCATGCTGCTGTTCATCACCACCGGCATCGGCAACGGTTCGACCTTCCGCATGATCCCGGTGATCTTTCGCACCCTGCACGAACAGGCCGCCAGCGGCAAAGGCGCCGCCGCCCGCGAACAGGCGCTGAAGAACGCCGGCAAGGAATCGGCCGCAGTGCTGGGCTTCAGCTCGGCGATGGGCGCCTTCGGCGCGTTCTTCATCCCCAAGACCTTCGGTACTTCCATGGCCCTGACCGGTGGCCCGCAGATGGCCTTCTACCTGTTCGTCGGCTTTTACCTGAGCTGCATCGTCGTGACCTGGTGGTGGTACGCACGCAAAGGCGCTGCGACCCCCTGCTGACAGAACCCCGAATTCACACCTTGCCCGGGCGGGGCGCAGAACCCCGCAGCCGCAAGCCTGAGAGGAAAGCACCATGAGTCATTTACTGGATCAACTGCGGTTCTTCAATCGCAAGCAGGGCGAGTTCGCCGACGGTCATGGCGAAACCCGCAAAGAGTCGCGCGACTGGGAGAACGTCTACCGTTCGCGCTGGCAGTACGACAAGATCGTGCGCTCCACCCACGGGGTCAACTGCACCGGCTCCTGCTCGTGGAAGATCTACGTGAAGAACGGCCTGATCACCTGGGAAACCCAGCAGACCGACTACCCGCGTACCCGCAACGACCTGCCCAACCACGAGCCGCGCGGTTGCCCGCGGGGGGCCAGCTACAGCTGGTACATCTACAGTGCCAACCGCCTGAAGTACCCGAAGATCCGCAAGCCGCTGCTCAAACTGTGGCGTGAGGCGCGCCAGAACCTGGCGCCGGTCGAAGCCTGGGCCAGCATCGTCGAGAACCAGGCCAAGGCCGACAGCTACAAGAGCAAGCGCGGCATGGGCGGCTTCATTCGTTCCAGCTGGGATGAAGTCACCGAGATCATCGCCGCCGCCAACGTCTACACCATCAAGCAATACGGCCCCGACCGGGTGGTGGGCTTCTCGCCGATCCCGGCGATGTCGATGGTCAGCTACGCCGCCGGTGCCCGCTACCTGTCGCTGCTGGGCGGCACCTGCCTGAGCTTCTACGACTGGTACTGCGACCTGCCGCCGGCCTCGCCGATGGTCTGGGGCGAGCAGACCGACGTGCCGGAATCGGCCGACTGGTACAACTCCAACTACATCATCGCCTGGGGCTCCAACGTTCCGCAGACCCGCACCCCGGATGCGCACTTTTTCACCGAGGTGCGCTACAAGGGCACCAAGACCGTGGCCATCACCCCCGACTATTCGGAAGTGGCCAAGCTCACCGACCTGTGGCTCAACCCCAAGCAGGGTACCGACGCCGCCCTGGCCCAGGCCTTCAACCATGTGATCTTCAAGGAATTTCACCTCGACCGGCCCAGCGCCTACTTTACCGAGTACGCCAAGCGCTACACCGACCTGCCGGTGCTGGTGCTGCTCAAGCCGATGCTCGGCACCGCGCCGGGCAACGGCTATCAGCCGGACCGCTTCCTGCGCGCTTCGGATCTGGCAAACAACCTTGGCCAGGACAACAACCCCGAGTGGAAAACCATTGCCCTGGATGCCGACGGCGAGCTGGTCTCGCCCCAGGGTTCGATTGGCTACCGCTGGGGCGAGCAGGGCAAGTGGAACATCCTTGCCCGTGAAGGCGGCGAAGGCCGCGAGATCGACCTGACCCTGAGCCTGATCGGTGGCGACGTCGCCGAAGTGGCCTTCCCGTACTTTGCCGGCGAGAGCCACGAGCACTTCCAGCATGTCGCCGGCGACGCCGTGCAGTACCGCCGCGTGCCGGTGCGCAGCTTGACCCTGGCCGACGGTAGCCAGGTCAAGGTGGCCACGGTGTTCGACCTGTCGGCGGCCAACCTTGCCATCGACCGTGGCCTGGGCGGCGCCAATGTGGCCCGCGACTACGACGACGCCAGCGTGCCCGGCACCCCGGCCTGGCAGGAGCAGATCACCGGCGTCAGCCGCGAGAAAGCCATCCAGATCGCCCGCGAGTTTGCCGACAACGCCGACAAGACCCGTGGCCGCTCGATGATTATCGTCGGCGCGGCGATGAACCACTGGTACCACATGGACATGAACTACCGCGGGCTGATCAACATGCTCATGCTCTGCGGTTGCGTCGGCCAGACCGGCGGCGGCTGGGCCCACTACGTCGGCCAGGAAAAACTGCGCCCGCAGTGTGGCTGGCTGCCGCTGGCCTTTGGCCTGGACTGGAGCCGGCCGCCACGGCAGATGAACGGCACCAGTTTCTTCTACGCCCACAGCTCGCAATGGCGCCACGAGAAGATGAGCATGCACGACGTGCTCTCGCCGCTGGCCGACAAGCGCGAGTTTCCCGAACACGCCCTGGACTACAACATCCGCGCCGAACGCGCCGGCTGGCTGCCCAGCGCGCCGCAGCTCAACACCAACCCGCTGCACATCTGCCGTGACGCCGCCGCGGCCGGCATGGCGCCCAAGGACTACGTGGTCAAGGGCCTGCACGAAGGCAGCCTGCGCTTTGCCTGCGAGCAGCCGGACAACCCGGTCAACTTCCCGCGCAACATGTTCATCTGGCGGTCCAACCTGCTCGGCTCCTCGGGCAAGGGCCACGAGTACATGCTCAAGTACCTGCTCGGCACCCGCAACGGGGTGATGAACGAAGACATCGGCCAGGTCGGCGACTGCAAGCCGCAAGAGGCCGAATGGGTCGACGACGGCGCCATCGGCAAGCTCGACCTGGTGACTACCCTGGATTTCCGCATGTCCTCGACCTGCGTGTATTCCGACATCGTCCTGCCGACCGCGACCTGGTACGAGAAGGACGACATGAACACCTCGGACATGCACCCGTTCATCCACCCGTTGTCGGCAGCCATTGACCCAGCCTGGGAATCGCGCTCGGACTGGGAGATCTACAAGGGCATCGCCAAGGCCTTCTCGGCTATGGCCGAAGGGCACCTGGGCGTCGAGCAGGACCTGGTCACCGTGCCGCTGATGCATGACAGCGTCGGCGAGCTGGCCCAGCCGTTTGGCGGCACCGACTGGAAAACCGCCGGCGTCGCCCCGCAGCCGGGCAAGAACGCACCGAACCTGCAGGTGGTCGAGCGCGACTACCCGAACATCTACAAGCAGTTCACCTCGCTGGGCCCGCTGCTGGAAAAACTCGGCAATGGCGGCAAGGGCATCAACTGGAACACCGATGAAGAAGTGAAGTTTCTCGGTGAGCTGAACTACCGCGAAGTCGAGGCGGGCATCAGCCAGGGCCGGCCG
This portion of the Pseudomonas sp. SORT22 genome encodes:
- a CDS encoding nitrate/nitrite transporter; translated protein: MTQPRIRQGLVLGMSTLAFTVCFMVWMMFAVLGVPIKDLLQLNETQFGLLAATPVLTGSLVRLPLGMLTDRFGGRSVFFLLMLACVLPLYLISHATAYWQFLVLGLFVGLAGGSFSVGIAYVAKWFEQDNQGLAMGIFGAGNAGAAVTKFLAPALIAAGSWQLVPKVFSAILFITALLFWLLSADNKAHRSASGASLGEQLKALAEPAVWRYCQYYSIVFGGYVALALWMTKYYVQEYGFSLQSAALLAACFSLPGGVLRAVGGWMSDRWGAQSVTWWVLWVSWICLFLLSYPQTQLQVQTINGPLDFHIGLNPALFTVLLFVMGIAFAFGKASVFKYIANDYPQNMGAVSGIVGLAGGLGGFILPILFGALVDLTGVRSSCFMLMYGVVWVSLIWMYLSEIRKRPLLGRQPAAVMPPFSSIAQGEDHVGS
- a CDS encoding NarK family nitrate/nitrite MFS transporter, with protein sequence MSVLKQPDQGPVIHDWRPEDPAFWGQSGKQTATRNLWISIPALLLAFAVWMVWSTVIVRLNAIGFSFSTDQLFWLAALPGLSGATLRVFYSFMVPIFGGRRWTALSTASLLAPSLWMGFAVQDPNTPYSVFVIIALLCGFGGGNFASSMSNISFFYPKSQQGTALGLNAGLGNLGVSVMQFCVPLVITFGLFGALGGQPQALADGGQLWLQNAGFIWVPFIVLVTVLAWFGMNDLSSAKASFSEQAVIFKRKHNWLMCWLYLATFGSFIGFSAAFPLLIKTAFPQVNALTFAFLGPLVGALVRPLGGWLADKLGGARVTLWNFVLMIVMVFGVLAFIPAQGESSNFYGFLGMFMLLFITTGIGNGSTFRMIPVIFRTLHEQAASGKGAAAREQALKNAGKESAAVLGFSSAMGAFGAFFIPKTFGTSMALTGGPQMAFYLFVGFYLSCIVVTWWWYARKGAATPC
- a CDS encoding nitrate reductase subunit alpha produces the protein MSHLLDQLRFFNRKQGEFADGHGETRKESRDWENVYRSRWQYDKIVRSTHGVNCTGSCSWKIYVKNGLITWETQQTDYPRTRNDLPNHEPRGCPRGASYSWYIYSANRLKYPKIRKPLLKLWREARQNLAPVEAWASIVENQAKADSYKSKRGMGGFIRSSWDEVTEIIAAANVYTIKQYGPDRVVGFSPIPAMSMVSYAAGARYLSLLGGTCLSFYDWYCDLPPASPMVWGEQTDVPESADWYNSNYIIAWGSNVPQTRTPDAHFFTEVRYKGTKTVAITPDYSEVAKLTDLWLNPKQGTDAALAQAFNHVIFKEFHLDRPSAYFTEYAKRYTDLPVLVLLKPMLGTAPGNGYQPDRFLRASDLANNLGQDNNPEWKTIALDADGELVSPQGSIGYRWGEQGKWNILAREGGEGREIDLTLSLIGGDVAEVAFPYFAGESHEHFQHVAGDAVQYRRVPVRSLTLADGSQVKVATVFDLSAANLAIDRGLGGANVARDYDDASVPGTPAWQEQITGVSREKAIQIAREFADNADKTRGRSMIIVGAAMNHWYHMDMNYRGLINMLMLCGCVGQTGGGWAHYVGQEKLRPQCGWLPLAFGLDWSRPPRQMNGTSFFYAHSSQWRHEKMSMHDVLSPLADKREFPEHALDYNIRAERAGWLPSAPQLNTNPLHICRDAAAAGMAPKDYVVKGLHEGSLRFACEQPDNPVNFPRNMFIWRSNLLGSSGKGHEYMLKYLLGTRNGVMNEDIGQVGDCKPQEAEWVDDGAIGKLDLVTTLDFRMSSTCVYSDIVLPTATWYEKDDMNTSDMHPFIHPLSAAIDPAWESRSDWEIYKGIAKAFSAMAEGHLGVEQDLVTVPLMHDSVGELAQPFGGTDWKTAGVAPQPGKNAPNLQVVERDYPNIYKQFTSLGPLLEKLGNGGKGINWNTDEEVKFLGELNYREVEAGISQGRPKIDTAIDAAEVILSLAPETNGHVAVKAWAALSQFTGIDHSHLALSKAHEAIRFRDIQAQPRKIISSPTWSGLEDDHVSYNAGYTNVHENIPWRTITGRQQFYQDHPWMQAFGEQLMSYRPPVNTRTIAGVKDKRSNGETEIVLNWITPHQKWGIHSTYSDNLLMLTLSRGGPIVWLSEIDAKKAGIEDNDWIECFNANGALTARAVVSQRVKEGMVMMYHAQERIVNVPGAETTKTRGGHHNSVTRVVLKPTHMIGGYAQQAYGFNYYGTVGCNRDEFVVVRKMAKVDWLDGSRGDELPRPLPTEME